The nucleotide sequence AGTTCATCGTTACCTTCGAAGCGAAAGTCGAATAGTTGACTGCCAACTGATTTTTCATCCACTAACTGGGTGAGACAATTACGTAAGTCACCCCAAGCAATAGAGCTACTGCGCTTTCTTAAACGACCAGTAGAACCCCCATTATCTGTAGTTGTAACAATACCCGTCAATTGGTTTCCCAAAAAGGAGAGGGTAGAAAGTACACGACCTAAACCGTGTCCACCACCAATGGCAACAACATTGAGCTCTTTTAGCTGCATATAATTATTATTTTTTTCAATTGAATTTTAACCATAACGCTAATTATACGATAAATAAAGCGACAAGTGAGAGTTTCTATAGCCGCGGGTTAGATAAAATAACCTTTTAAACTATTTTTATAAATGACTCGATGATGGGACAAATATTATTACACGATTAATTAAAAGGGGATTTGAGAATATAAGTGTCTAATAAGACAAAATTTAGTCAACTTGTTCTATTAGTAATCAGTTGAGCAAAAGCTTTTAAAAAAACGCATTGATTTTTAAAATAAGTGTTGACAGTATCATGGTCGCTGCTTAGAATGCGCCTCGCTTTCAACGAGTAACTAGATTACTTTCTTGGAAGAGGATTAAGATAAGTATTAGGCCACTTATTTTATTTCTATGTGGGGCTATAGCTCAGCTGGGAGAGCGCTTCGCTGGCAGTGAAGAGGTCTGCGGTTCGATCCCGCATAGCTCCACCAATATATTAGTTAGTAACGTTTTTAACGATACTAAAGATAGATAAAAAGATAAAAGTAATTGGATAGCGTTAACGTTATTGGATTACAAAAGCAAAATTGTTAAAAGTTTTGTTTTATCGTTTTAGTGTCCCTATCGTCTAGAGGCCTAGGACACCGCCCTTTCACGGCGGTAACAGGGGTTCGAATCCCCTTAGGGATGCCACTTCTTTAAGAAGACTTCTACGGAAGTAAAAAGTAAAATGAGTTAGTGTGTTTTTGACACAAACAAGAAATATGTAATGTAAATCATAAGTTCACTAGGCTAGAGCTTTATACGGTTTTATTATAGTAAAGTATTTCAAGTTTATAATGTGTCCCTATCGTCTAGAGGCCTAGGACACCGCCCTTTCACGGCGGTAACAGGGGTTCGAATCCCCTTAGGGATGCCACTCGTTTTTTAGTTATACAGGTAATGGTAAGTGTTTTTGACACATACTATAGAATATATAATGTTGCTATAAGTTCACTAGGCTAGAGCTTTTTACAGTAACATTATCATTAAGTGTTCTATTTGGTATTAATGTGTCCCTATCGTCTAGAGGCCTAGGACACCGCCCTTTCACGGCGGTAACAGGGGTTCGAATCCCCTTAGGGATGCCACCATTATTTTTAGTTAGACAGTTATTGGTAAGTGTTTTTTGACACATACTATAGAATATATAATATTGCTATAAGTTCACTAGGCTAGAGCTTTTTACAGTAACATTATCATTAAGTGTTCTATTTGGTATTAATGTGTCCCTATCGTCTAGAGGCCTAGGACACCGCCCTTTCACGGCGGTAACAGGGGTTCGAATCCCCTTAGGGATGCCACCAATAACTTAGATTTATAAGCATTATTATTTGATGTTTATTAATCAGATACAAAACATGGAATAACTTATTAAGTTATATTCATATTGTTTTAGTGTCCCTATCGTCTAGAGGCCTAGGACACCGCCCTTTCACGGCGGTAACAGGGGTTCGAATCCCCTTAGGGATGCCACTAATTATTTTACTTTTAGTAAATTAAGCAGTGCTTAAAGTGAAATAAAATAACCGACCTATGTCGGTTTTTTTATGCCTGAAATTTAGCAAATATGATCTCATAGCAAATGAGTATTTCATACCAAATGTAATAAGTTATTGATCAATTTTAAGCGCGGATAAATTGTTAAAGAACAAGGCGCTTGATTGATTCTTACATGGATGTAAGTCATTAGCGCAATGCAGGAGCATATTGCCGAGTAATAGCGGGCGTGTGTGATTGAAAGCAACGCAGTTATTGACGATTTAAACCGCCTTAAAAAGATCGATTGCTTATTTTAATTGGTATTATTTGATAGGGCAGAGTTAATAACTAAAGCTTTTGAATCAGCCCATTTTTACCTAGCGGTCAGGCTTGTTATTTTGATGATGCTTCAAATCAAATCAAATCAAATCATTCTAATTCAGTTCAGTTTATGAGATTAACAGTGCCAACGATTCAGAGCAGGCTTTAGCCGATATTTGTTAGCGTGTGAACACTTGGTCATGACAACATTGACTCTTATTCAGCTTTCTGTGAGACACCAAAATCGATATAACTGTTATGTTAATATTACAACGTAGAGCCTGTGGTGATGACCGTATTGATGACCGTATTGATGGCAGTAATGTTGACAGGGATGGTCAACAAGGTACAGCAATACAGGCCTGATCAAGAAGGATACAGTTTTAACCATAATGGAAGCCGCTAAATGGTTGTTTTTGAGGAGCAGTTGGCAGGAGAGTGCTTTTAATTTAAATACGTTTACTGGCTTGCACCGATAGACTATCTAGTTAAACAGTCTATCGGAAGTGTTAAATTTACCTTATTTATACCCGCTTAAGTAAGTTCATACTCTCTTCAGCAAAACCGACACCAGCTTCGGTATAGAAGTTAAATACCTTATCAACACCAAACTCTTCTAATGCTATTCGTTCATCGTCGTAACGGGCAATAGCGGCTATTTTACCTTGGTAATTTGTGCGCTGAATTTGTGCTGTAATATTCATAATATCTTGCACCGCAGGCAACGCCAATAGTATTAAGTCAATTTTACTTAGATCAATACTTTCCCAAAAATCTGCATCTTCAGCATCACCTAAATAAGCATTAACATCGTTTTCATTTAACCATTTTACTTTGTCTTTATCAGTGTCTAAGCCCCAGACTTGTTCGCCAAGTTGTGCATTGAGTGCTTTATAAGCCCCCATGCCAACACGACCCATACCAACAATGGCGATAGGTGCTTCATCTGGCTGCACAAAATTATCTTCTTTTAAGCGCTTTTTACTTTCGAAGCGTTTAAATTTCTCTTTGTTTTTAGCAAAGTAATCATGCGAAAAATTGTACAAAACATTGGTAATAATAAAAGATAATGACACTGCTAATGATAAAATCACCAACCATTCTGAGGATAACCAACCCGCTTTACTGCTAAGTGCGGCAATGATCAGGCCAAATTCACTAAAGTTACTTAATGCTAAGGCCGATAAAAAAGCGGTTCTACCACGTAAGTTAAGCTTGACCAGAATAAAGAAGAATAGCAAAAATTTAACCGGTAACAACAAGGTTAATATTGACGCTATGGCGAACATTTCTAAAGTCGGTAGGGCGGTGAAGCCAATAGATAAGAAGAAGCCAATCAAAAATAAATCTTTGAAACTGAGTAATGATTTCGTTATTTCACTCGCTTTTACATGCGAAGCTAGATACATACCAGCTAACAAGGCACCTAAGTCGCCCTTGATATGTACGAACTCAAATAACTCATAAGCCCCAAACGTAATAAAAAAGCCCATCAAAGGAATAAGTTCACCATGACCTGCTTTGTCAATACCTTTATTAATCAAAGGTTTTAACGGTATAAATAAGAGTAATAAGGCTGCCCACGGGCTCGGAATTTTTCCTGTAGCGACCACTAAGAATATGACCGCAATAACGTCTTGCATAACCAATATACCAATCGCAAGTTTACCATGTCGCGTGCGCATTTCGCCGTGTTCTTCCATAAGCTTAACAACACATACTGTGCTACTAAAGCTCAAGGCAAATACAATTAAGGCTGATGTTTCCATACTTAAATCGCTAACAAAAGGAATAGCAACCAGTGCGATGCCTTTCAATAAGACAATACCGACAACTAGCCATAAAACACTATGACTTAAGCTACCAAGCCAAACCTCGGGCTTTATTAAGTCTTTAATATTGAGCTTTAAACCAATGGTAAATAGCATTAAGGTAATGCCAATATCAGCTAATACCGTGATCGTGCTATCAGCTTCGTAACCTAGAAATAATAAGATAAATCCAGCGGCTAGATAACCAATAGAAGGTGGTAAAGACACTAATTTAGTTAATAAACCACAAATAAAAGCAAAACCAATCCAAATAAATTCCATGTTAACTTAAGGCTCCATTGTCATGATTGTCGCTAGTTGCTGTTCAACATAATCAGCGATTATCGGTTGTGCTTTTGCGTTTGGATGAATACCATCTGCTTGCATCAGAGTTTTGTCGGTGGCAACAGCTTCCATAAAAAATGGTAGCAGGATAATGTTGCTGGCTTTGGCTACGTCTTCAAATACTTGTTCAAACATTTTATTGTATCTAGGGCCGTAATTTGGTGTTATTTTTATTTGAATCATCGAAACTTTGATATTTTGATCTTGTGCTAACTTGACTATTTGTAACAAATTATTTTTAATTTGCTTAGGTGAATAACCTCGTAAACCGTCATTACCACCCAATTCAATGAGCAAATGGTCAGGTTTCTCATTGCTCAAAATGCCCGCTAGCCGAGATAATCCGCCACTCGTCGTTTCACCACTTACACTGGCATTTATTATTGTATAAGGTTGTTTTTTTTGAGCCAGTTTTTGATTGAGTAAATGTACCCAACCTTGCGTGGGTTTCATCCCATAACTGGCACTGATACTATCACCCAAGAGTAAAATATTAGTGGCTGGTGTGATACTAATGTTGCTATCAACCGTATTGGTTTGTTTATCTTGTACAACTGCATTAGCTGAAGAGATAAAACATAAGCTAATGAATAATATAAAAAGTGGATAATTTTTCATGCATGTAAATTCCGAGAGTATTCTAAGCGTTAAAAACCTAACTAAATCAGTGCAAGTTGAAGATAAAACGCTGGTTTTACTTCAACAGCTCGATTTAAACGTCGCAGCAGGTGAATCAATTGCTATTGTTGGATCGTCTGGCTCAGGTAAAACAACATTATTATCTATTTTAGCCGGATTAGACTTACCAAGTTCAGGACAAGTGTATCTTAAAAACCAGCCTTTACACCAGTTTAATGAAGAGCAACGCAGTGAAGTTCGTGCGCAGCATGTCGGTTTTATATTTCAGCAGTTCTTGTTGATTAACAGCTTAACGGCGCTTGAAAATGTCATGCTACCAGCAGAATTAGCGAACATGCCTGAT is from Colwellia sp. Arc7-635 and encodes:
- a CDS encoding cation:proton antiporter family protein, coding for MEFIWIGFAFICGLLTKLVSLPPSIGYLAAGFILLFLGYEADSTITVLADIGITLMLFTIGLKLNIKDLIKPEVWLGSLSHSVLWLVVGIVLLKGIALVAIPFVSDLSMETSALIVFALSFSSTVCVVKLMEEHGEMRTRHGKLAIGILVMQDVIAVIFLVVATGKIPSPWAALLLLFIPLKPLINKGIDKAGHGELIPLMGFFITFGAYELFEFVHIKGDLGALLAGMYLASHVKASEITKSLLSFKDLFLIGFFLSIGFTALPTLEMFAIASILTLLLPVKFLLFFFILVKLNLRGRTAFLSALALSNFSEFGLIIAALSSKAGWLSSEWLVILSLAVSLSFIITNVLYNFSHDYFAKNKEKFKRFESKKRLKEDNFVQPDEAPIAIVGMGRVGMGAYKALNAQLGEQVWGLDTDKDKVKWLNENDVNAYLGDAEDADFWESIDLSKIDLILLALPAVQDIMNITAQIQRTNYQGKIAAIARYDDERIALEEFGVDKVFNFYTEAGVGFAEESMNLLKRV
- a CDS encoding arylesterase codes for the protein MKNYPLFILFISLCFISSANAVVQDKQTNTVDSNISITPATNILLLGDSISASYGMKPTQGWVHLLNQKLAQKKQPYTIINASVSGETTSGGLSRLAGILSNEKPDHLLIELGGNDGLRGYSPKQIKNNLLQIVKLAQDQNIKVSMIQIKITPNYGPRYNKMFEQVFEDVAKASNIILLPFFMEAVATDKTLMQADGIHPNAKAQPIIADYVEQQLATIMTMEP